Proteins from a genomic interval of Rubinisphaera italica:
- a CDS encoding efflux RND transporter permease subunit: protein MLKALISFCIREPIIMLVLAIIGVSYGWYAVQHVPIDAIPNIGENQVIVFTAWPGRSPKDIEDQVTYPLSVALLAVPDAESVRGKSLFGYSFVQVTFKDSTDFYWARSRVAEQLGTAGAMLPDGVVPTLGPDATGLGQVLYYVLEPTDDTNLAELRSLQDFVVKYELQAVPGVSEVASVGGYVRQYQIEIDPDKLRFHNVPLDQLVEAVKKSNVDVGAKTVESGGMEYIIRGRGFIGADQDPAQAVEDIEETVVRSQDGIPLRIRDLGHVQLGPEFRRGAIDLNGSEAVGGVVVMRFGENPRTVIDRVKARIKQIEPSLNGVKVRIIYDRTGLINETISTLTEALTQEVMITALVILFFLLHLRASLVVAITLPIAVLFAFVAMYLFGVDANIMSLAGIAIAIGTMVDMGIIVSETIYDRLAGWEREGRPGGREQRVQLISEAAGEVAPAVLTAVMTTVISFLPVFMLTGRDYKLFAPLAWTKTFSIIAALIVAITIVPLLSRVFLTSTQLKFKYRILFSLSFGIVGAWFAGMMGQTLAHSFHIPFIVFVVGSSILSCLVGYWILGERLRPVDENPVSRFILWIYKPTLRLFLKYKFSFLSVPLLIMALGIGAWIGLPTILQPLESASKTLGADLNQVPGYVDAKHTMTGLKSDDWIALDEGSWFYMPTLYPAASFSQAMEVLQTQDALIREIPEVENVLGKIGRVESALDPAPAAMIETYVMLKPQSEWREGVTTMDIWDQINAVATLPGVTPASPLQPIEGRVVMLQSGIKASMAIRIYGSDLDGLAKASLQVSEFLKTLPQVNGGTVNPDIVLGKPYVEFEVNREAAARYNMSTAMVNQVIETALGGSNITTTIEGRERYPIRVRYERSLREKLDELDRLPVVTHSGEVVPLSILSTMTTTWGPGVINSEDARLVAHVSFSPSGSQGDLETVQAVEQALLQAQEEGTLELPTGYALKPVGSFQNQIEANQRLLWVIPLVILVNLFIIYLQFRHIPISMAVFAGIPVAFAGGMICLAINAIELNTAVWVGFIALFGIAIDDGVVMATYLDQVFTRKRLATIEDIRAATLEAGMKRIRPCLMTTFTTIIALLPIIYSTGRGSDVAKSMAWPVIGGMTVELLTLFVVPIVYSGFKELKMNLGLSDHHWEGMK, encoded by the coding sequence ATGTTAAAGGCACTGATCTCATTTTGTATTCGCGAACCGATCATCATGCTCGTCCTGGCCATCATTGGAGTGAGTTATGGATGGTATGCCGTGCAGCATGTCCCGATCGATGCGATTCCCAATATCGGCGAGAATCAGGTGATCGTCTTCACCGCCTGGCCAGGTCGCTCCCCGAAAGATATTGAGGATCAGGTCACTTATCCACTCTCAGTCGCTCTGTTGGCCGTTCCGGATGCAGAGTCCGTGCGCGGCAAAAGTCTTTTCGGATACAGCTTTGTTCAAGTGACATTCAAAGACAGTACAGATTTTTATTGGGCACGCTCCCGAGTTGCCGAACAATTAGGAACCGCTGGAGCGATGCTCCCTGATGGTGTTGTCCCTACGCTCGGTCCAGATGCCACAGGATTAGGACAGGTTCTGTATTATGTTCTGGAACCCACAGACGACACGAATCTGGCCGAACTTCGCAGCCTGCAGGATTTCGTCGTCAAATATGAACTGCAAGCGGTTCCCGGGGTGAGTGAAGTCGCCAGTGTCGGTGGGTATGTGCGGCAGTATCAAATTGAGATCGATCCTGACAAACTCCGTTTTCACAATGTTCCCCTGGATCAACTTGTGGAAGCCGTTAAGAAATCGAATGTTGATGTTGGCGCGAAAACTGTGGAATCCGGTGGGATGGAATACATCATCCGCGGCCGCGGTTTCATTGGAGCCGATCAAGATCCTGCACAGGCTGTTGAAGATATCGAAGAAACAGTCGTTCGTTCACAAGACGGTATCCCGCTGCGAATCCGCGACCTGGGTCATGTCCAATTGGGCCCAGAGTTTCGCAGGGGTGCTATAGATCTCAACGGATCCGAAGCAGTTGGCGGCGTTGTAGTGATGCGATTCGGAGAAAATCCTCGCACAGTGATCGATCGTGTTAAAGCACGAATCAAACAGATTGAGCCAAGTTTGAATGGCGTTAAAGTACGCATTATTTATGATCGTACCGGCTTGATTAACGAAACGATTTCCACACTCACTGAAGCCCTCACCCAGGAAGTGATGATCACTGCTCTGGTCATTCTGTTCTTTCTACTGCATCTTCGAGCCAGTCTGGTTGTGGCAATCACTTTACCAATTGCAGTCCTGTTTGCATTTGTTGCGATGTATCTCTTCGGGGTCGATGCCAATATCATGTCGTTGGCTGGAATCGCGATTGCTATTGGCACGATGGTCGACATGGGAATTATCGTTTCCGAAACGATTTACGATCGCCTGGCCGGCTGGGAACGAGAAGGGCGTCCCGGCGGTCGAGAACAGCGAGTTCAACTCATCAGCGAAGCTGCAGGTGAAGTGGCACCGGCGGTCCTGACTGCCGTCATGACAACAGTCATCAGTTTCCTGCCCGTCTTTATGTTGACAGGGCGCGACTACAAGTTGTTTGCTCCACTGGCGTGGACGAAAACCTTTTCGATAATTGCCGCATTGATTGTGGCGATTACAATAGTGCCGCTGCTCAGTCGCGTGTTTTTGACTTCGACTCAATTGAAATTCAAATACCGCATTCTGTTCAGCCTCAGTTTCGGAATTGTCGGAGCCTGGTTTGCTGGAATGATGGGACAAACCCTGGCTCACTCTTTCCATATTCCGTTCATTGTTTTCGTGGTCGGATCATCAATTTTGTCCTGTCTGGTAGGTTACTGGATTTTGGGAGAACGATTAAGGCCGGTGGACGAGAATCCCGTCAGTCGATTCATCCTCTGGATTTATAAACCAACATTACGCTTATTTCTGAAATATAAATTCAGTTTCCTGAGTGTTCCTTTGCTCATTATGGCATTGGGAATTGGTGCCTGGATTGGATTGCCAACCATTCTTCAACCGCTCGAATCAGCATCGAAGACTCTCGGGGCCGATCTCAATCAAGTTCCCGGCTATGTCGATGCCAAACACACCATGACGGGACTAAAGTCCGATGACTGGATCGCACTGGACGAGGGGAGCTGGTTCTATATGCCAACTCTTTACCCTGCTGCCAGTTTTTCGCAGGCGATGGAGGTGTTGCAAACTCAGGATGCTCTCATTCGTGAAATTCCTGAAGTTGAAAATGTGCTGGGAAAAATTGGCCGCGTCGAATCCGCACTCGATCCTGCACCTGCAGCAATGATTGAAACGTATGTCATGCTCAAGCCCCAGTCTGAGTGGCGAGAGGGGGTTACGACTATGGACATCTGGGATCAAATCAATGCTGTCGCCACACTGCCAGGTGTGACTCCAGCGTCTCCCCTTCAGCCAATTGAAGGACGAGTCGTAATGCTGCAGAGTGGCATCAAAGCCTCAATGGCGATTCGCATTTATGGCTCCGATCTGGATGGACTTGCCAAGGCTTCCCTGCAGGTTTCTGAGTTTCTCAAAACCTTGCCACAGGTGAATGGGGGAACGGTCAATCCTGATATTGTTCTCGGAAAACCGTATGTCGAATTTGAAGTCAATCGGGAGGCCGCGGCTCGATATAACATGTCCACAGCAATGGTGAATCAGGTCATCGAAACGGCATTGGGTGGATCGAATATCACGACGACAATTGAAGGACGGGAACGATATCCCATTCGGGTTCGTTACGAGCGAAGCCTGCGGGAAAAACTTGACGAGCTCGATCGACTGCCAGTCGTTACGCATTCCGGGGAAGTTGTTCCCTTATCGATACTCTCGACAATGACAACCACCTGGGGGCCGGGAGTCATCAACAGTGAGGACGCCCGCCTTGTCGCTCACGTTTCATTTTCTCCCTCAGGATCACAGGGCGATCTGGAAACAGTTCAAGCTGTCGAGCAGGCATTACTTCAGGCACAGGAAGAAGGAACGCTCGAACTCCCGACCGGATATGCCTTGAAGCCGGTCGGTTCGTTTCAGAATCAAATCGAAGCCAATCAAAGACTGCTCTGGGTCATTCCTCTGGTGATTCTGGTCAACCTCTTCATTATTTATCTTCAGTTTCGTCACATACCGATATCGATGGCCGTCTTTGCAGGAATCCCGGTTGCGTTTGCCGGTGGCATGATCTGTCTGGCGATCAATGCGATTGAACTCAACACTGCAGTCTGGGTCGGTTTCATCGCTTTATTTGGAATTGCTATCGATGATGGAGTCGTGATGGCCACCTATCTCGACCAGGTTTTTACCCGCAAGCGACTGGCAACAATCGAAGACATCCGCGCTGCTACTTTGGAAGCCGGAATGAAGAGAATCCGCCCCTGCCTGATGACTACGTTCACCACAATCATTGCACTCTTACCAATCATCTATTCGACCGGACGCGGATCAGACGTTGCCAAATCCATGGCCTGGCCCGTCATCGGAGGCATGACCGTCGAACTGCTGACATTATTCGTCGTCCCCATTGTCTATTCAGGATTCAAAGAATTGAAAATGAACTTAGGATTGTCCGATCATCATTGGGAGGGTATGAAATAG
- a CDS encoding TspO/MBR family protein, whose translation MTSRTRWIGLLVFIVICVGAGGLGAIATTPEIEGWYKTIIKPSWNPPGWIFGPVWTTLYIMMAIAAWLVWKQAGFKAAKLPLTTFAIQLLLNVGWSWIFFGMHQPGWAFVEIIFLWLAILTTTILFFEKSVTAGGLMVPYLAWVSFASVLNFTIWRLNL comes from the coding sequence GTGACAAGTCGTACTCGTTGGATTGGTCTATTGGTCTTCATCGTTATCTGTGTTGGCGCAGGCGGCTTGGGTGCGATTGCCACCACTCCCGAGATCGAAGGCTGGTACAAGACAATCATCAAGCCCTCCTGGAATCCGCCTGGCTGGATTTTCGGTCCCGTGTGGACGACGCTCTACATCATGATGGCAATCGCGGCCTGGCTGGTTTGGAAACAGGCAGGATTCAAGGCTGCCAAATTGCCTCTGACTACATTTGCCATTCAACTGCTGCTAAATGTTGGCTGGTCATGGATCTTCTTTGGCATGCACCAACCGGGTTGGGCGTTTGTGGAGATTATCTTTTTGTGGCTGGCGATTTTGACGACGACAATCCTCTTCTTCGAAAAGTCTGTAACTGCCGGAGGTTTAATGGTGCCGTATCTGGCGTGGGTCAGTTTTGCGAGCGTGCTGAACTTCACGATCTGGCGATTGAATCTTTGA
- a CDS encoding DUF1501 domain-containing protein: MPCRKLQHNNHAFTSFHPHEQEGLCVFSRRNMLKASFAGLGGLSLPALQQLRVEASQAGQPMRQKSVILLWMTGGPSHIDTWDPKPDRPLNNRGPFSTIETKVPGIFICEHLPKQAAMMDRFTLIRSVDSERSSHQPNQVMQTGHRDAAPRTKKNGHMFPAIGSIVARHRDNGRLDIPPYVTFHKHHSHVAWGGYLGKKYDPFNGNLAAELPQYDLLGKPLNKTSRADLFNLAAGLNHERLLDRHTLRQDLDNLQRGLDLNGSQMALDAYQQRAYDLVLGGKAKQAFDLSLEPESVRERYGDHLWCQQALLARRLVESGVSYVTLDLSHHTASGTWDNHGIPGGVYGGITKGLKPLLPLFDHLLTTLVSDLEERGLLDDVLVIAMGEFGRTPNMGTQNSQDGRNHWPSVMSMCLAGGGFRHGQVIGASSEDGGEIAERPVTPGDLAATIYRHMDVPLDTQYLDHQGRPRFAVQENGQPLSELV; this comes from the coding sequence GTGCCCTGCCGTAAACTTCAGCACAATAATCACGCCTTCACGAGTTTCCATCCTCATGAACAGGAAGGCCTGTGTGTCTTCAGTCGTCGTAATATGCTCAAAGCCAGCTTTGCCGGGTTGGGGGGATTGTCGCTCCCGGCACTACAGCAACTGCGGGTTGAGGCGAGTCAGGCTGGACAGCCAATGCGGCAAAAGAGTGTTATTCTACTCTGGATGACTGGCGGCCCGAGCCATATTGATACCTGGGATCCGAAACCGGACCGCCCGCTGAATAACCGAGGACCGTTTTCGACCATCGAAACCAAGGTCCCTGGCATTTTCATCTGTGAACATCTTCCCAAGCAGGCCGCGATGATGGATCGATTTACCCTCATCCGCTCGGTCGACTCTGAACGTAGCAGTCATCAGCCGAATCAAGTGATGCAAACCGGTCACCGGGATGCTGCTCCCAGGACTAAGAAGAACGGGCATATGTTCCCTGCGATCGGGTCAATCGTTGCCCGACATCGAGACAACGGTCGACTTGATATTCCCCCTTATGTCACGTTTCACAAACACCACTCGCATGTCGCCTGGGGCGGATATCTGGGTAAGAAGTACGATCCATTTAATGGCAATTTAGCCGCAGAATTACCGCAGTACGACCTGTTGGGGAAACCTCTCAACAAAACTTCCAGGGCAGATTTATTCAATCTCGCAGCAGGATTGAATCATGAACGCTTGCTTGATCGTCATACGTTGCGGCAGGACCTGGATAATTTGCAGCGAGGTCTCGATTTGAACGGTTCGCAGATGGCACTCGATGCCTATCAGCAGCGGGCTTACGATCTCGTGCTTGGCGGCAAGGCGAAGCAGGCGTTCGATCTGTCTCTGGAACCGGAGAGCGTTCGCGAACGATACGGCGATCATCTCTGGTGTCAACAGGCCTTACTGGCCCGGCGGCTTGTTGAGTCTGGCGTCAGTTATGTCACGCTGGATTTAAGTCATCATACCGCTTCTGGCACTTGGGACAATCATGGCATTCCCGGTGGAGTTTATGGGGGGATTACCAAAGGCCTGAAGCCGTTGCTTCCATTGTTTGATCACCTGTTGACCACACTCGTGTCTGATCTGGAAGAACGAGGCCTGCTTGATGATGTGCTCGTTATTGCGATGGGGGAATTCGGGCGGACACCGAACATGGGAACTCAAAACAGCCAAGATGGCCGCAACCACTGGCCATCGGTAATGTCGATGTGTCTGGCGGGCGGGGGGTTCCGGCATGGTCAGGTGATTGGGGCCAGCAGTGAAGATGGCGGCGAAATTGCCGAACGTCCCGTTACTCCGGGTGATCTTGCAGCGACGATCTACCGGCACATGGATGTCCCACTGGATACGCAATACCTCGATCATCAAGGACGTCCCCGTTTTGCCGTGCAAGAAAACGGGCAACCGTTGTCTGAACTTGTCTGA
- a CDS encoding PSD1 and planctomycete cytochrome C domain-containing protein yields the protein MPLLNCSQYLQLKHAFSLLIVILGYTEFSIAEQPISEANQLEYFERKIRPLLSEHCYSCHSSQAKTIHGSLRLDSASSIAEGGDSGEILVAGKPDESLLIESVLYDGDIQMPPKGKLPEQEIDHLRQWIAQGAYFPPSSDEPSQTNGSIDFVEGRKHWSFQPVQQQDLPNVNSPDWPQTRIDNFLLAAMEQNELKPSLRAERATLIRRLSFDLIGLPPTREQVHNFINDDSSEAYSRLVDQLLSTPGYGEKWGRWWLDLARYTDRTASWLPQTSQAHLYRDWVVNAFNADMPYDEFVRRQLATDLMPETGPEDLPALGFLSLSPTYWKELKLPCEIIKVIVADEWEERVDAVSRTFLGLTVACARCHDHKFDPVSADDYYALAGIFASTRFAERPLISEEKYEPVRLAKEEVGKLETEIAKLKKEKPIPQGKIDELVVRIKEIKASTPFYETPLANALAEESTYVVRAGKTPQDGTRMEYRAEPRDLPSFIRGNPNRPGPVIPRRFLTVLTQEPEPYQQGSGRLELANSITTEAASLSARVIVNRIWLAHFGQGLVSTPSNFGRQGERPSHPELLDDLAARFISQGWSIKQLHREILLSAAWQQSTNSNSNVAQIDPGNRFLSHMNRRRLGFEEWRDAMLLISGSLNPSLGGPSVALDDKNNFRRTLYATINRRDMSPTFMIHDFPDPTQHSPMRSSTTTALQGLYALNGELLAEQSKQIVYRIFSESSEDDRTRITQAYWLLFSREPTERELNLGLTYIGDTKEEVYRQRWQQYVHVLLASNEFIFID from the coding sequence ATGCCTCTCCTCAATTGTTCTCAGTATCTTCAATTGAAACACGCGTTTTCTTTACTGATTGTGATATTGGGTTATACGGAATTTTCTATTGCGGAACAGCCAATTTCGGAAGCTAATCAACTCGAATACTTCGAGCGAAAAATTCGCCCATTGCTTAGCGAACATTGCTACTCCTGTCATTCGTCTCAAGCCAAAACGATCCATGGAAGTTTACGCCTCGACAGTGCCAGTTCAATTGCCGAGGGCGGGGACAGCGGTGAGATTCTGGTTGCAGGAAAACCAGACGAGAGCCTGCTGATCGAGTCCGTCCTCTACGATGGCGATATACAGATGCCGCCGAAGGGAAAGCTGCCCGAGCAAGAGATCGATCACTTGAGACAGTGGATCGCACAGGGGGCTTATTTTCCGCCATCATCAGACGAGCCATCACAAACAAACGGATCTATCGATTTTGTAGAAGGTCGTAAGCATTGGTCGTTCCAGCCTGTGCAACAGCAGGATCTTCCCAATGTTAATAGTCCAGATTGGCCACAGACTCGAATTGATAATTTCTTATTGGCGGCTATGGAGCAAAATGAACTCAAACCGTCTCTGAGAGCTGAACGCGCCACGCTGATAAGACGCCTCAGTTTTGATCTTATCGGTTTACCGCCCACTCGCGAACAGGTTCACAATTTCATCAATGATGATTCGAGTGAGGCTTATTCGCGACTGGTGGATCAACTCTTAAGTACTCCTGGGTATGGTGAGAAATGGGGACGATGGTGGTTAGATCTGGCGAGGTACACCGATCGAACAGCCAGCTGGCTGCCGCAAACCAGTCAGGCGCATCTTTACCGTGACTGGGTCGTCAATGCATTCAATGCAGACATGCCCTATGACGAATTTGTTCGACGTCAACTCGCAACAGACTTAATGCCAGAGACAGGACCGGAGGATTTGCCTGCCCTTGGGTTCCTGAGCCTCAGCCCAACATACTGGAAAGAACTGAAGCTGCCATGCGAAATCATAAAAGTTATTGTCGCTGATGAGTGGGAGGAACGAGTCGATGCAGTTTCTCGAACATTTCTTGGATTAACTGTCGCCTGTGCACGTTGTCACGACCATAAATTCGATCCTGTTAGTGCCGATGACTACTACGCCCTGGCTGGAATTTTTGCCAGTACTCGGTTCGCTGAGCGTCCTTTGATCAGTGAAGAAAAGTACGAACCCGTGCGGCTCGCGAAGGAAGAAGTCGGCAAACTGGAAACAGAGATTGCGAAGTTGAAAAAAGAAAAGCCGATACCTCAGGGAAAGATCGACGAACTTGTCGTCAGGATTAAGGAAATAAAAGCTTCCACGCCTTTTTACGAGACACCGCTGGCGAATGCCCTGGCCGAAGAATCGACCTATGTTGTTCGTGCCGGGAAAACTCCACAGGACGGAACTCGCATGGAATATCGTGCGGAACCTCGTGATCTTCCTTCGTTTATCAGAGGGAACCCCAACAGACCCGGCCCTGTGATTCCTCGCCGATTTCTCACCGTGTTGACCCAGGAACCTGAGCCGTATCAGCAGGGAAGCGGGCGATTGGAGTTGGCAAATTCGATTACAACAGAGGCGGCTTCGCTATCGGCTCGTGTTATCGTCAACCGAATTTGGCTCGCGCATTTTGGTCAAGGACTTGTTAGCACGCCAAGTAACTTTGGCCGTCAAGGGGAACGGCCGTCTCATCCTGAATTGCTGGATGATTTAGCCGCACGATTTATCTCACAAGGCTGGTCTATTAAGCAGCTTCATCGCGAAATTCTGCTCTCAGCTGCGTGGCAGCAATCAACGAACTCCAATTCAAACGTAGCCCAGATCGATCCTGGAAATCGTTTTCTCTCTCATATGAACCGTCGCAGGCTTGGATTCGAAGAGTGGCGCGATGCCATGTTACTCATCAGTGGTAGCCTTAATCCGAGTTTGGGAGGACCATCCGTCGCACTTGATGACAAAAATAACTTTCGTAGAACATTGTATGCCACGATCAACAGACGGGATATGTCACCGACATTCATGATCCATGACTTCCCGGATCCGACACAGCATAGTCCCATGCGGTCATCGACTACGACTGCACTCCAGGGACTGTACGCCCTGAATGGAGAGTTACTGGCAGAACAGTCGAAACAAATCGTCTATCGAATCTTTTCAGAGTCTTCAGAGGATGATCGGACCAGAATCACACAAGCTTATTGGCTATTGTTCTCACGCGAACCTACCGAACGAGAACTGAACCTGGGGCTTACTTACATTGGCGATACGAAAGAGGAAGTCTATCGGCAGCGATGGCAACAATACGTTCATGTTTTGCTGGCTTCGAATGAATTTATTTTTATTGATTAA
- a CDS encoding DUF1501 domain-containing protein: MNTQQQNKSVERRRFLKHISGVTGGLGAAHLMGMPLELAASDSFAAPGAHFLPKAKRVIHLFMNGGPYQSDLFDPKPALEKYAGTRPEGADLLTERPTGGLLPSPFKFNKCGESGVPVSELLPKLSNHIDKICVLKSLHADNPNHGPALLQMNNGTIIPTRPSMGAWMLYGLGSENNNLPGYVVLCPGRPVRFSILWNSAFLPSKYQGTYVNHSTIEPDKMLPNLKNTNWDHSIQREQLDLLGQLNADHLASRKNTSDLNARTEAMETAYRMQFEANITFDLNRESKASREAYGSGHFANGCLLARRMVERGVRFVQVYYGNGQPWDTHSGHNEKVPKLCKDIDQPIAALLNDLEQRGLLDDTLVVWGGEFGRTPTSENGNGRDHNHHGFTMWMAGGGVKGGMTYGETDDFGFKAVTDKVHVHDLHATILHLLGLDHERLTYRHAGRDFRLTDVHGRVVHEIMS; this comes from the coding sequence ATGAACACTCAACAACAAAATAAATCAGTTGAACGAAGGCGATTTCTGAAGCACATCAGTGGAGTCACTGGGGGATTGGGAGCCGCCCATCTGATGGGAATGCCTCTTGAACTTGCAGCCTCCGATTCGTTCGCTGCTCCGGGAGCCCATTTTCTCCCGAAAGCAAAACGTGTGATTCACTTATTTATGAATGGCGGACCGTATCAGTCTGATTTGTTCGATCCCAAACCGGCACTCGAAAAATATGCAGGTACAAGACCTGAAGGTGCAGATCTGCTCACAGAACGGCCTACCGGTGGATTGCTTCCCTCGCCGTTCAAGTTTAACAAATGCGGCGAAAGCGGTGTGCCTGTCAGTGAATTATTGCCGAAGCTGAGTAATCATATCGATAAGATTTGCGTCCTTAAATCTCTGCATGCCGACAATCCGAACCATGGTCCAGCTCTCCTGCAGATGAATAATGGCACAATCATACCCACACGTCCGAGCATGGGAGCCTGGATGCTGTATGGATTAGGGAGTGAGAACAATAACCTGCCAGGGTATGTCGTTTTGTGCCCGGGACGTCCGGTCCGTTTTTCGATCTTATGGAATAGCGCATTTTTACCTTCAAAGTATCAAGGGACCTATGTCAATCATTCGACGATTGAACCCGATAAGATGTTGCCCAATTTGAAGAACACAAACTGGGATCACAGCATTCAACGCGAACAACTGGACCTGCTCGGACAACTCAATGCAGACCATCTCGCATCTCGTAAGAACACATCGGATTTAAATGCCCGGACAGAAGCGATGGAGACTGCCTACCGGATGCAATTTGAAGCGAATATTACCTTTGATTTGAATCGAGAATCGAAGGCCTCTCGCGAAGCGTATGGCAGTGGTCATTTTGCAAATGGTTGCCTCCTGGCTCGACGAATGGTGGAACGAGGCGTTCGCTTCGTTCAGGTTTACTATGGTAATGGCCAACCCTGGGACACGCATAGTGGCCACAACGAGAAAGTCCCGAAGCTGTGCAAGGATATTGATCAGCCGATTGCGGCTTTGTTGAATGATCTTGAACAAAGGGGATTGCTGGATGATACGCTCGTTGTCTGGGGTGGTGAATTTGGCCGAACTCCGACGTCTGAAAATGGCAACGGTCGAGATCATAACCATCACGGATTCACAATGTGGATGGCCGGAGGAGGAGTAAAAGGTGGAATGACTTACGGAGAAACTGACGATTTCGGATTCAAGGCTGTCACAGACAAGGTCCACGTTCACGATTTGCATGCCACAATTCTGCATTTGCTGGGGCTGGATCATGAACGATTGACGTATCGACATGCGGGCCGGGATTTCCGTCTAACGGATGTCCATGGTCGCGTGGTTCATGAAATCATGAGTTAA
- a CDS encoding leucine-rich repeat domain-containing protein codes for MKYFGMLLMLGMIVSGCKPADEPQPSEAKPSDKTATPTATAPAKMPADNSETVASIEASGAKVEKDAEGFITQIDFRKQQVEPEILNKLPELTHLQSLLFNESNLSDEGMKPIGKCTTLKNLDLRDCSIGNTGLASITELKNLKALRLSGQSGATTVDDAGMVSVGQLTGLKALLLDFLWVSGEGLAELKNLQGLEELYLASTLVGDEDLKQLMLFPQLKKLRVSKLSQVSRPGIEQIAQLSHLEDLDLSENSSLFDEDLAPIATMLPLKRLNLWRVAITDSGVSHLKDLTNLTWLNLDNTQLTDAGLPYLQKMQHLTFLHLGSTAISDAGLSELESLKSLKDLKVTRTAVTEAGVEKLKKELPNTEIQLNYLGDQ; via the coding sequence ATGAAGTATTTTGGAATGTTACTTATGCTGGGGATGATTGTTTCCGGCTGCAAGCCTGCCGATGAACCTCAACCGTCTGAAGCAAAACCCTCAGATAAAACCGCTACGCCAACGGCGACCGCTCCAGCAAAAATGCCAGCGGACAACTCAGAAACGGTTGCGTCTATTGAAGCCTCAGGCGCGAAAGTGGAAAAGGATGCAGAGGGGTTCATTACACAAATCGATTTCCGGAAGCAGCAGGTTGAACCGGAAATTCTGAATAAGCTACCGGAGTTGACCCACCTGCAGTCGCTGCTTTTTAATGAGTCGAACCTCAGTGATGAGGGCATGAAACCGATCGGAAAATGCACAACTTTGAAGAATCTCGATCTGAGAGATTGCAGCATCGGCAACACGGGATTGGCATCAATAACCGAATTAAAAAACTTGAAAGCGTTGAGGTTATCGGGACAATCGGGGGCGACGACTGTCGACGATGCAGGCATGGTGAGCGTAGGACAATTGACTGGACTGAAAGCCTTACTACTCGATTTTCTCTGGGTCAGTGGAGAGGGTTTGGCAGAATTGAAAAATCTGCAGGGACTTGAAGAACTGTATCTGGCCAGCACATTGGTCGGTGATGAAGATCTCAAGCAGTTAATGTTATTTCCACAACTAAAAAAACTCCGAGTTTCAAAGTTATCGCAGGTTTCACGCCCTGGTATTGAACAGATCGCCCAACTTTCTCACTTGGAGGATTTGGATTTGAGCGAAAATAGTTCCTTGTTTGATGAGGATCTGGCTCCGATTGCGACGATGCTGCCTTTGAAGCGTTTGAATTTGTGGCGGGTCGCAATCACCGATAGCGGAGTCTCTCATTTGAAAGACCTGACGAATTTGACCTGGCTGAATCTGGATAACACGCAATTGACAGACGCGGGACTTCCGTATTTGCAGAAGATGCAGCATCTAACGTTTCTCCATTTGGGCTCGACTGCGATATCTGATGCTGGACTTTCCGAACTTGAATCCTTGAAAAGCCTCAAAGACTTAAAGGTCACCCGAACAGCGGTGACTGAGGCGGGAGTTGAGAAGCTGAAAAAAGAACTTCCCAATACCGAAATCCAGCTCAACTATCTGGGTGATCAATAA